One stretch of Cygnus olor isolate bCygOlo1 chromosome 1, bCygOlo1.pri.v2, whole genome shotgun sequence DNA includes these proteins:
- the GPR143 gene encoding G-protein coupled receptor 143, producing the protein MASPRLETYCCPNRDAATQLVMNFQPEVFCGVCIGSASVSVLLTVLQLLPKKGQILRKMPKASSSSTILLLISVCDILGGLGVIFRSSVWLGFPGFVANISVVNGTDMWPSAFCVGSAMWIQLLYSAGFWWLFCYAVDSYLVVRRSAGLSTIVLYHMMAWGLAVLLCVEGVALLYYPSLSSCEKGLEHAIPHYITTYTPLLLVLVVNPILFRRTVSAVASLLKGRQGIYTENERRLGTEIQMRFFKIMLVFIVCWSSNIVNESLLFYLEMQPDINEMPLKNIRSAALITWIIMGILNPMQGFLFTLAFYGWTGCRVDLKWQTREIPWESMSSSTVGENAYPSPVNYQTNLHDPKKLPTTDSQQTDEAISMLSEGNTSGDDRLTRSSPIYQGW; encoded by the exons ATGGCTTCTCCCCGGTTAGAAACCTACTGCTGCCCAAACCGGGATGCAGCCACGCAGCTCGTGATGAACTTCCAGCCTGAGGTCTTCTGCGGGGTCTGCATCGGCAGCGCCTCCGTCAGCGTGCTGCTGACcgtcctgcagctcctgccaaaGAAGGGACAGATCCTGCGGAAGATGCCCaaagcttcctcctcctccaccatcCTTCTCCTCATCTCTGTTTGTGACATCCTCGGTGGTTTAG GTGTGATCTTCAGATCGAGCGTCTGGTTGGGCTTTCCAGGCTTCGTCGCCAACATCTCGGTGGTGAATGGGACCGACATGTGGCCCTCTGCCTTCTGCGTGGGGAGTGCG atgtGGATCCAGCTGTTATATAGTGCTGGCTTCTGGTGGTTGTTTTGCTATGCTGTTGATTCTTACTTGGTGGTAAGAAGATCAGCAGGACTGAG TACGATCGTGCTGTACCACATGATGGCCTGGGGCCTGGCGGTCCTGCTCTGCGTGGAGGGAGTGGCGCTGCTTTACTACCCGTCCCTTTCCAG ttgtgaaaAAGGCCTGGAGCATGCAATCCCCCATTACATCACAACCTACACCCCACTCCTGCTAGTGCTGGTGGTCAACCCAATCCTGTTTAGAAGGACAGTATCTGCAG TTGCCTCTTTACTGAAAGGCAGACAAGGGATTTACACAGAGAATGAGAGACGTCTGGGGACAGAGATCCAGATGCGCTTTTTCAAAATTATGCTGGTATTCATTGTTTG CTGGTCATCTAATATCGTCAATGAGAGCCTTTTGTTCTATCTTGAAATGCAGCCAGATATCAATGAAATGCCTCTGAAAAACATTAGAAGTGCTGCACTGATCACATGGATTATAATG GGGATTCTTAATCCGATGCAAGGCTTCCTCTTCACATTGGCTTTCTATGGCTGGACGGGATGCAGAGTGGACCTGAAATGGCAGACGAGAGAAATACCCTGGGAATCGATGTCCTCGTCAACTGTGGGTGAAAATGCCTATCCCTCACCTGTGAACTACCAAACCAACCTCCACGATCCAAAGAAGTTACCAACAACTGACAGCCAGCAGACTGATGAGGCTATAAGCATGTTGTCTGAAGGTAACACCAGTGGTGATGACAGGTTAACCAGGAGCTCTCCCATCTACCAGGGCTGGTAG